The following are from one region of the Cumulibacter manganitolerans genome:
- the phoU gene encoding phosphate signaling complex protein PhoU: MRQTFQDDLDQVSHQLVEMTNLAGSAITRATTALMDADITLAESVIDGDAVMDDIRKDIEAHAFDLLARQQPVATDLRIVVTALQMAIDLERMGDLAAHIAKVARMRYPNSALPQPVRPVILEMAQSAARNVAKAGTTISSRDAERALELETDDDNVDALHRELFRILLDDDWSYGVEAAIDITLLGRYYERFSDHAVAVARRVIYVVTGEHTTPETLGADETD; encoded by the coding sequence ATGCGCCAGACCTTCCAGGACGACCTCGACCAGGTCAGCCACCAGCTCGTCGAGATGACCAATCTCGCCGGCTCGGCGATCACTCGCGCGACGACCGCGCTGATGGACGCCGACATCACGCTCGCCGAGAGCGTGATCGACGGCGACGCTGTCATGGACGACATCCGGAAGGACATCGAGGCGCACGCCTTCGACCTGCTCGCGCGCCAGCAGCCGGTCGCGACCGATCTGCGCATCGTGGTGACCGCCCTGCAGATGGCGATCGACCTCGAGCGCATGGGCGACCTCGCCGCGCACATCGCCAAGGTGGCGCGGATGCGCTACCCCAACAGCGCGCTGCCCCAGCCGGTGCGCCCGGTCATCCTCGAGATGGCCCAGTCGGCCGCGCGCAACGTGGCCAAGGCCGGCACCACGATCTCCTCGCGGGACGCCGAGCGCGCGCTCGAGCTCGAGACCGACGACGACAACGTCGACGCGCTGCACCGCGAGCTGTTCCGGATCCTGCTCGACGACGACTGGTCGTACGGCGTCGAGGCCGCGATCGACATCACCCTGCTGGGCCGCTACTACGAGCGGTTCTCTGACCACGCGGTCGCGGTGGCCCGCCGGGTGATCTACGTGGTCACCGGCGAGCACACCACGCCGGAGACCCTCGGCGCCGACGAGACCGACTAG
- a CDS encoding phosphoglyceromutase, with protein sequence MTKIGTLILLRHGESDWNRKNLFTGWVDVPLTDTGIEQARRGGELLVERDLLPDIAFTSLLRRAISTCQLALDAADRQWIDVARSWRLNERHYGALQGKDKAQTLQEFGEEQFMLWRRSYDTPPPELDRDSEFSQYDDPRYAVLPPEARPQTECLKDVVARMLPYWYDAIVPELLLGKNVLVAAHGNSLRALVKHLDGMSEDAVVGLNIPTGIPLVYHLDDALTPTNPGGEYLDPEAAADAIQAVANQGRK encoded by the coding sequence ATGACGAAGATCGGCACGCTCATCCTGCTGCGGCACGGCGAGAGCGACTGGAACCGCAAGAACCTGTTCACCGGCTGGGTCGACGTACCGCTCACCGACACCGGCATCGAGCAGGCGCGACGCGGCGGCGAGCTGCTCGTCGAGCGCGACCTGCTACCCGACATCGCGTTCACCTCGCTGCTGCGGCGCGCGATCAGCACCTGCCAGCTCGCCCTGGACGCCGCCGACCGGCAGTGGATCGACGTGGCGCGCTCGTGGCGGCTCAACGAGCGGCACTACGGGGCGCTGCAGGGCAAGGACAAGGCGCAGACGCTGCAGGAGTTCGGCGAGGAGCAGTTCATGCTGTGGCGCCGGTCGTACGACACGCCGCCGCCCGAGCTCGATCGCGACTCGGAGTTCTCCCAGTACGACGACCCCCGCTACGCCGTCCTGCCCCCGGAGGCCCGGCCGCAGACCGAGTGCCTCAAGGACGTCGTCGCGCGCATGCTGCCGTACTGGTACGACGCCATCGTGCCCGAGCTGCTGCTCGGCAAGAACGTCCTGGTCGCCGCCCACGGCAACAGCCTGCGAGCGCTCGTGAAGCACCTCGACGGCATGAGCGAGGACGCCGTCGTCGGCCTGAACATCCCGACCGGCATCCCGCTGGTGTACCACCTCGACGACGCGCTCACGCCGACCAACCCCGGCGGGGAGTACCTGGACCCGGAGGCGGCGGCCGACGCGATCCAGGCGGTCGCCAATCAGGGTCGCAAGTAG
- a CDS encoding type III secretion system chaperone family protein — MARSSHGLRRRAAWGRMGCMAQTYSTATQPGGEPEVDAAAAVIAGTLQELELEHQQLAPDHFVAELPGTRRLKTTCHLKISPHSLQVSAFVMRHPDENHEDLWAYLLTKNARAYSVSWAIDKVGDVYLMGRLPLAAVTSEEVDRLLGTVLQMSDDNFNPMLEIGFRTAIAREWKWRTSRGEPTQNLEAFRGLIDQMMRSEKQPDLDADDA; from the coding sequence ATGGCCCGATCCTCGCACGGGCTGCGCCGCCGTGCCGCCTGGGGCAGGATGGGCTGCATGGCGCAGACCTACTCCACAGCAACGCAGCCCGGCGGCGAGCCCGAGGTCGACGCCGCGGCCGCGGTCATCGCGGGCACGCTCCAGGAGCTGGAGCTCGAGCACCAGCAGCTGGCGCCGGACCATTTCGTCGCCGAGCTGCCCGGCACCCGCCGGCTCAAGACCACCTGCCACCTGAAGATCTCGCCGCACTCGCTGCAGGTCTCGGCGTTCGTGATGCGTCACCCCGACGAGAACCACGAGGACCTCTGGGCCTACCTGCTCACCAAGAACGCGCGTGCTTACAGCGTCTCGTGGGCGATCGACAAGGTCGGCGACGTGTACCTCATGGGGCGGCTGCCGCTCGCCGCGGTCACCTCCGAGGAGGTCGACCGGCTGCTCGGCACCGTGCTGCAGATGTCCGACGACAACTTCAACCCGATGCTCGAGATCGGCTTCCGCACCGCGATCGCCCGCGAGTGGAAGTGGCGCACCAGCCGCGGCGAGCCGACCCAGAACCTCGAGGCGTTCCGCGGGCTGATCGACCAGATGATGCGGTCCGAGAAGCAGCCGGACCTCGACGCCGACGACGCCTGA